A part of Xenopus tropicalis strain Nigerian chromosome 4, UCB_Xtro_10.0, whole genome shotgun sequence genomic DNA contains:
- the gng3 gene encoding guanine nucleotide-binding protein G(I)/G(S)/G(O) subunit gamma-3, with protein sequence MKGDTPVNSTLSVGQARKMVEQLKIEASMCRIKVSKAASDLMTFCDAHACEDPLITPVPTSENPFREKKFFCALL encoded by the exons ATGAAAGGCGACACACCAGTGAACAGCACTCTGAGTGTGGGACAAGCAAGAAAAATGGTGGAGCAGTTGAAGATCGAAGCATCCATGTGTCGCATAAAG GTCTCTAAGGCAGCTTCAGATCTTATGACATTCTGCGATGCTCACGCTTGTGAAGATCCTCTTATAACTCCAGTGCCCACCTCGGAAAATCCTTTCAGAGAGAAAAAGTTCTTCTGTGCCCTCCTCTGA